Within Anopheles nili chromosome 3, idAnoNiliSN_F5_01, whole genome shotgun sequence, the genomic segment CTGTAACAATTGTTGCGGTTGTAATGTATGTTGCGCTGGTTGCACCTGTTGCAATTGAAACACCTGTGGTTGCTGCAGTTGTTGCATTACCAGTTGTCTTGTTTGCTCATTTGGTTGTAATTGTGGCTTCTGTATTTGTACTGAATGCAGTACTGACACCTGCTTTGTGCCATGTGATTGCTGGTATTGGGGTTGATGCGGTTGTTGTGTATACAACACTTGTGGCTGCAGTGTTTGTTCCGGGCAATGCATTTGTGTTTGCGATGTGTTTTCCACACGCAGCAATTGTAATGGTTCGGAATGCTGCGATTGTGGCTGATGCAGTTGCCCGGTATGCTGCAATTGTAACTGTTGGTTTCGCCCTCTTTGCTGCATTTGTGGctgtagttgttgttgttgttcgagaTACTGCAATTGTGACTGTTGTGGTCGATCTGTGTGCAACATTGGTGGCTGCTGTAGTCCTTCCTTGTCCTGCATTTGTGGTAGCTGCGATTGTTCCATATACTGTAATTGGAACTGCTGTGGTCGTTCCGAGTAGATTTGAGGTTGTTGTTGTAGTTCGGCATTCTGAATTTGCGACTGATCAGGTTCGTGAAATCGTAAAAGTTTCCTTTCTGCCGAACGTGGTCGTTCGAATGTGGTCATCGGTGTCGGTGTTCGATCACGATTTACCATGGTAGCTGTTGCTGGCGTGAGGCTGCGCGGTCTAGAACCAAGCATTACCGCCGAGTTCATGCTAAGATTTTGTGTAACGGAGACTAATGGTGTCGACACTAATCCCTGCTGATTGCTGTTCTTGGATAGCATCGAAGGGGCGTTCGAGCTGCAGAAACCTTGAATGCGAAGCACATCTCCACACAACATTACCTCCTGTACTCTGTCTGCAGGAATGATTACTTCTCCTGTGTACATACAATGCAGCAGGCTCTGTATGGCTGAGCGTGTTACAATTGGTGGTAGCACCACGCAAGTCATCGAAGGTGTAGTGGCTATTGTATTTTTCTCAAAAATATTCGAAAAGTACTGAAATATAGataaaacagaagaaaaacaaacaaacgaaaatcaGTTCCTTTAGATTTTGGTTAGCGGAATAAGGATTGCGATTAAAAATAACTTAAGTGCATACCGGGCTAAAGGATCCCAGAACAAGCTTATGTGCGGGAATTGCGATGTTATCATCGTCATTACAAATGAATAACATCACATCGGCATAGCGATCATTTCTGAGAAATACCAAAAGAACATTGATTGAAGACGGTTGAGTGTGATTGATTGTTGCATTTCGATGGTTGATAGACGAACTCACTTGCACAGATTAGCTAGGGAATTGTTCAGGAAACGCTGATATTCACTCAACTTAAGATGATGCTTTCCTGGAACAACGTGTTCCGGCGAATCATGCCTTGCACCGTTACCATTATGCACTATTGGTTCACTGTCTAACACGCAAGCAGTCCCACTATCATACTGTTGTTGCTCATGATTTTTGTGGCCATAACCATTAGGTTGTTGGTCTCTAGCGCTCCTGCTACCACTGTTGCTATCGGACCTTCTGGATAATTTCACCGGTATAGTGTGATGATTAATCGACGTGTCGGATTCAATTGGACGAGGCCTCTTGGTTTTGATGCTGGGTACATTTAAGGAAGATTTTTTGGCATCCAACTCACGTTGCGCGTCTTGGAACAAGTCCTTCAATAGACCAAAGTATTCACACTTCTCCAAGCGAGCTTTACGATCTTTTATATACTTCAATTCGTTATAAGTTTTTCGCAGATCAACTACTTTCTGCCGTATTTGCTCAGTAGTGCGATAGATGCCATGCACATGAAGATCATCTACCACAACTTGAAATATGTTCAATGATTGTTTTATCTTATCCTTTTCCATTATGAGGAGTTTTCCTGCAAAAGACCAAGTCGAAATAAAAGCTCTGTTTCAAAGAATTAAGTGTACCACCCGAGTGTCAGCCGAGGATCGAATAAACCAGCAAACATTCGTAACAATATGACGACGTAACAAACTTACTTTTTTTCACGCTTGCAATCAGCTCCGTTATTTCATGCTTGCTCCATATCATTTTAAATGTCATGTTAGGCTAGAATGCGGTAAACGGCATGTGAAATTATGGTAATTCTAATTATCGCTGCTTTGAGAGCAACCCAAATGAAGCACACCTGTTCTACGCAGGAAAAACAAGCCCCGTTCTGGGGATTGCTGACAACACACTTTATCTTCTCCGCACTAATTTGCTGGAACACTTATTGTGGGCGTGTTGCTAGGGGTTTCATAACAAAACACGAGTTTTTCGTAGCACGAGCAATCACACGATCGTAAGCGCACAAACCAATTGACTTTTTGagcgaatgttttgttttaatgttaATTTTGCTACCCCACAGGAGGTAAATAACGCGCGCCTAAGTACAGCTTAGGATGTAATGAAGGATCGGTTTCAAGCTATCTTACGTTTTCAAGCAAGCTTGAGTTCGCCCGGCTTAATTCAGAAGGCTCacgtttgatgcatttttaaaccTATGTTGGAGAACCCAAACATGTTATAAATCTGTTTCATCAATGACAGCACGATTGACAATTGAACAAAGCCGGAAAtactgtttgttttgaatatattttaatacACTTCACAACGGAATATTCTTTAACACCTTGCCTGCCATGTCAGTCAAAAAGTGACTGACGGAAAATTTGCTAGAatgccatgtcacccatttttgggctacggcaaaaacgcttcattttaaaatgcaatttttgaatatttaaaacagctattattcccacttatcacatttatgacgAAACGGAAATACTAATGAACGCAAAGAAAGGCAagaattcatcacaaacgtagaacgtttagaattagagccggtgcaaccgaggctctgacgtatgagcaacaatcgcttgaatcgtggcattttgtgcactttcctaaaaaaaacgcttggcacgcaaggtgttaagtATGTGCcctttatttttaaataaaaacgctcatacaatcgttgcttctcgaagtggacggttgtatttcactgtaaggcatatggctctagatagtcgagcctataaagaagtggtcaacctttgaatattttagaAGTGACTGTagaattcaaatatagaaggctacatcccaatttgcaaagaagaagaaataaaaacgctgACCTATTAAAAATTTTATGTATAAAACGGTTGGAGAATGTTTTGAGAGAAATCTTTTAGTCATAAGAACAAGCCTCGTCTCATGAAATACAGCAGGGCACAATATTAAGATTAATGATACTACAATAATTGAGTGTATTGTAGCATATCATCTGTAATTTTGAATATCTGATCAGAAACATATATTCACAATAATTCACCGATGTATTTTTATTACCAAATTGCTAGAATATTTGAAACAATATTCTTAAACgtgacttttttttatgttgttataTGCTCGTCGATGATGTAATGCGGCTGTACTATGCAAAATTTACATTCATTAACTCAAGCTTATTTGAAAATTACTTTATCTTAAGCTTAAATAgctatgaataatttaaaatacttAAATCAAGATGAACagtatttaaatttgtttcgtGGGTTACGACGAACAGTGTACCTGCTCGGGGGATTTATAAATACTTTTCCTGCCATTCGTCTCACTCAGAGCTTTCACTGTCCTGATCAACTTGCGGTGATCCCAGCTGGTATCCTGGTTGGTTGTGTAAGGATCGCATGTGTCGAATTAGATTGGATTTTACAGTAAATCCCTTGTTGCACATTTCACAGTAGAAAGGTTTTTCGCCTACGAATGGCACAATAATCAATTGAATATAAAAAGCGTAAAACTCAAACTGTCTCATATGTACCTGTATGAATTCTTTTGTGGATAGTCATACTGGCATAGGAAGGAAAGGATTTACTGCAAATATTGCAGTGCTTCTCGGATTGCGTAGTATCACTCGTCGGCATTGGTGTACCTATTGTTGCCTGGAAGTTGGCCGAAGTTCGCCGGCGATTTGCACGCTTGTTGCTGGCCGCAAGTTCCGATTCCGTGTGTGCACTTTGCACATGCCGCACCCAGTCAGCTGGCGTTACGTAGAACGTCGCGCACAAATCGCACCGCAAGGCGGCCGTCTCATCTGTACCTTCTGACTGAACAAAGATGACGATAGGATTACTAAGACGCAAACTAACCAAATATCATGCCTCGCAACGTTGCTTACCTCCTCCGTGCGGCGCTTTCGCTTCGGCATCGTTTGTGATGTATCGCTGTGACCTTCGATATGCCGCACCCATTCGCCAGGAATAGTGAACGTTTCACTGCATAGTTCGCATGTTAGTGGAGAGTAGATGGGTTGTTCGGTAGACGATGGTGAAGATTGAGAATTTTCCGCTACCGAAGCATTACAATCTTccgattttatttccttcggAGAAGCTCCCGTGTCTTCGCTTTTGTCTAGCTCTACCCTTTGCGTAACATTTTGAGCATCTTCCCTAGCAGGCAGAGGCAACTCACCTGCACGAAGATCACTCCACTCTACTGGTTCCGCTTTCACATCAAGAAAGTTCAGCTCCTGTGGCATTCCACCTGTTCGACTGTCGTCAGCCGCATTCGAAGTGTCTGTCGTAATGCTCTTTTTGGACAGAATAACTCTTTCCTGTATGCTCTGTTCGGGTAGCTGTTGCGTTCTTATgtgatctttcttttgttgttcgtgCAGCTCGTGATATAAACCTTGCGACAGAGCATCCCCTTCGCGAGTGTGAATATTTTCTTGATTTTTCATAGTATGACATTGTCCTACTCTTGATCCATCGACTGTGCCCGATAGATTACGCGTTTCCCCCGGATCAATGGCCATATCACGCTTCACGTTTATTAACGGACTCGAGGAAGATTGTGCGTTATGTGGAAGAAAGGGAGTGTGAGATCTTTGCGGCATGGTAACTGTTACGGGGCTGACAAACCGGCCGGGACACGCGTCACCCGATAAGTGCTGTTGGtccttgctgctggtggcgcaGTGTATATTGTCCGTATTGGCAGGTTTCATACAATCGTTTCTCCAGAGACCGCGTATTTTAAGTATTTCTCCACCGCGGAGAACTTCATTTAGAATATCGGTGGAGACGGTGGATTCACCTGTGTACATATATTGTATCAGAATTTGCATGGAACGGTATGTGAGATCCGGTGGAAGCACGATGTAGGTTATCGCATTCAGAGGGACAGGATTTTTGTCGAAGATGTTTGCAAAATACTGTGGAGATGAATAACAGCTTTAACGATCTCCCTAGTTTACTTCCGACAATAACGCTTACCAAACTGGAAGTACCGAGTATTAACTTATGAGCAGGTATGGTGTAGCTTTCTTCTCCGTTGCATGTCAGAAGCATTACATCTGCGTAACGatcgtttctgaaacattgaCACAGctcgaatgaaaaataatattttttgatcattttttgttAAGTTACGCACTTGTAGAGATTCGAAAGAGAGATATTCATATTCTGATAGTGAGAATGCCATTTAAGCTGATATTTTTCCGCACCAGTCTGTATTGTGTGGGACATTATAGAACCAACGGATTCGATCGAAGATTTTTCTGTGCAacgaaaagaacaacaaaatatgCTCATTATTCAGTCGGGATATGTTAATGCGTCTTGCGTGCTAGATAAAGGGATGGTCGCTATGAATAAAGCTAACTTTCTCAACACATCTCAGCCAGTCGTGCGTCGTACGTACTGTAAATGCGCGCTAAATCATCAACCGGTGATACGCTCCTCCTTCTTCCGGCCGCAGCTGATGAAGCATTACTTGCGTGGCTGTTTTCACCCAACCCGTCCGGTTCGTTCGGAGTACCCTCCTCACAATCGACCACGATGGCTGAGCTTTGGAAGCGCGTTACTACCCCACTTCCGTCCTCGGCAGCTTCGCAAAGATCCACCACGGGTGCGACACCCAGGGCCTGAGAAAAAGCTATACTAGCGTTCAACGCTTCCACATTGGGTTTGACGTCCAGCTCTTCGTCCAACTCGGATGCGGTTGCGTTCAGAAAGTCAAGTTCCGGTATACACTCTACATCCTCTTCACCGCTACTATCACTTAGCTCACTTGCTGTCTCGATCCACAGCTTTAACGTCTTGCTTTTGGCTTGGTGCGATACGTCTTTTGTGTGGTCAATACGTGCTGAGGATAATCTGTAAAAGTCGGAAAATCCTCGCTTTCCCCACACGTCGTACTCAGAGGTGTTGAATAGCAAGCACGGCCAACAGTACAGCTTTCGTTCCCGATCGCACCCCGTCATCCAGTCGTGTATGTGGAGGTTCAGCGAGTTCATACATCGTGCCGTCAAGTTGGGCATTTGGGCCGTGGGTCGCCCATTGCGTACGATTTTCTGTTGGCTTTCTTTGCTGAGTGAAGCAAACGGAATTTTGGTCAGCGTGCAGACTATACAGTGATATGCAGGTGTACTACCGGAGGCCATTCTAACCGACGATCTAAACAAACAACAGTTGATCAGATTTCTGCACAGATCGGGCATATTTTTAAAAGGTGTCTCTCCTCTATTCCATTCAATGGACGTGCTAGGATGTTTTCGCGAAACATGTAAAACACCAACTGGCGAACAAGGCCAACCAGCACGACACGGGCTCAACAAGCCTAGCTATTGTATGGAGAGGAAAAGCACTCTTTATGAAATGGATATCGATTTTTCTTACTCCAGCAGAACGAGCTCTCATCAAAATTGCCAACACTGACGAAGATCTCGATTAAAATATAGTAACCAATTAACCCACAAACATTGCCTATCGGCTTCTTTACAAATGTACTCTCAACATTATTTGTGAACCATTTGAGAGACTTATTGTGCTTTAATTTTAGCCTAAATTTGCGTCTGTGACAGATTTAACTTGACATTTTACTTTGCAAAGaagacaaataaacaaaattgtttaatttcgCCCAATTCGCCTGCTGTCACACATGTTATTTATCCAGGGGTGCAGCAATATCATGTTGCAATTAGTTTGGTGAACTTGATTTATCTCATTTCTAACCGTTGAGACATTTATATCCTAACTTCTAGAGGCAAATGTAGCCACGTTGGCTCAAAGTCTCTcatacaaataataaaaaaatcataactTCTGACATAAAAACATGGTAAAACCGATATAGGATTCCAATCGATTGTAACTCGTCTAGTTAATGTGCCACAGAATTCCTTCACCAAGCAGACAGTACGATAGGAGCAAGAGGCAAACTCTATAAcaggatatagtttctgttaaGACAATCTTTCAGCATCTGATACGGGTGtgatttattacaatttttgtTGTAACGGTTTACAACCTATCTGCCTCATAACCTATTTGACTAGCAAATACAACTACCATAGCATTGCTTGTGTCTTAAAAACGTATTCTTCATATCACGTGTTCTAATTTCATAGTTAATTATTTCTCTCTTGACAAACTAAAAGAAcaagaaattattttattttaacagCCTAATGTTTTCATTGTTACCaagtataaaaaaacaacaatattaccatttatattaaaaattttcaatatGATTATCGCTAAAGAACccgaaaaataaatctattCACAAGTATTTTGTATATTTTGAATATCAATATCGGCTGCTTGAAATGTGACTAAGAGAGTTctgttattcttttttattcgataAAGCTTAGAGACTAAAAACCGGTATGAGAAttacaattattttaaacGGGAAGTTTGTTACTACTATTATAGGGCATATTTCACGAATAAGCACGAGCTCAATAAGTTATGTTTTATGAATAAGTTTGATATTCTAACATGAATTCTCAATACTACCACTAAGCGCACAATTTGTATATTATAATTTATAAGAAACATGCTTAATATTTTATAAGTGCTGTTTCTAAAGACTTCAAAAAATTGACtgatttacattttattcaaaCCATAAATTAACAcagtaaaaaaatgttcaagaaaataaaattatatgcAATCTGCGATCTTTTGgctgataaataaattacggaattacaagttttttttgctacatcataaaaaaaatagatgtaGTGCCATGTGGAGCGTAAGCAAGTCAAAATGGCTATATACATTATCAGCTAGCAACGACATGCTTCAAAAATATCTTTATAAAGCAACTGAATTCAAAGCATTATATTGAGTCTAATCATTGATTAAACAACATTTGCCGGTTCCTTGTTATTCTAATAAAATTAGTGTTTCATGAAAATCTCATtgatcaaacaaacatttctttGTCTATGTTATCCTTAACCGTTCGATCCAATCGCCACGAGTCTGGTTTTGTACGATTGATAAAAGAAATCTACATAAACACtcaaatgttcaagacaacctTTGATTGCGATACTATGTTTATTTGCTCATAACATTGTGGTGTGGTGGCTACTGTCTTACCAGTGCAAAACGATCGATATATCGATTGAATATCGATTGCCTTCATCTGACGCATTGCGAACGAGGACGTCTTCATACGCcaaaagtttttctttcgaaacgaaataatttaaatttaaacattattGGTAAGACTTAAGTTTTCAAATGCATGGACGATTATTATACGACCATCGTATAGGTTAATTATGATCTAAAAATTATATCTCAAGTGTTTTACAGGTTAAGCATTGACATTAAAGTAGGTTATAGAAAAGGTTTCCCGCGCGTGTTACCCCTTTCGTAGCGCCATGTGTAACATGTGGATCGATAAATTGATTTGCTATACCCG encodes:
- the LOC128725455 gene encoding protein tramtrack, beta isoform, whose protein sequence is MASGSTPAYHCIVCTLTKIPFASLSKESQQKIVRNGRPTAQMPNLTARCMNSLNLHIHDWMTGCDRERKLYCWPCLLFNTSEYDVWGKRGFSDFYRLSSARIDHTKDVSHQAKSKTLKLWIETASELSDSSGEEDVECIPELDFLNATASELDEELDVKPNVEALNASIAFSQALGVAPVVDLCEAAEDGSGVVTRFQSSAIVVDCEEGTPNEPDGLGENSHASNASSAAAGRRRSVSPVDDLARIYKKSSIESVGSIMSHTIQTGAEKYQLKWHSHYQNMNISLSNLYKNDRYADVMLLTCNGEESYTIPAHKLILGTSSLYFANIFDKNPVPLNAITYIVLPPDLTYRSMQILIQYMYTGESTVSTDILNEVLRGGEILKIRGLWRNDCMKPANTDNIHCATSSKDQQHLSGDACPGRFVSPVTVTMPQRSHTPFLPHNAQSSSSPLINVKRDMAIDPGETRNLSGTVDGSRVGQCHTMKNQENIHTREGDALSQGLYHELHEQQKKDHIRTQQLPEQSIQERVILSKKSITTDTSNAADDSRTGGMPQELNFLDVKAEPVEWSDLRAGELPLPAREDAQNVTQRVELDKSEDTGASPKEIKSEDCNASVAENSQSSPSSTEQPIYSPLTCELCSETFTIPGEWVRHIEGHSDTSQTMPKRKRRTEESEGTDETAALRCDLCATFYVTPADWVRHVQSAHTESELAASNKRANRRRTSANFQATIGTPMPTSDTTQSEKHCNICSKSFPSYASMTIHKRIHTGEKPFYCEMCNKGFTVKSNLIRHMRSLHNQPGYQLGSPQVDQDSESSE